One region of Pygocentrus nattereri isolate fPygNat1 chromosome 14, fPygNat1.pri, whole genome shotgun sequence genomic DNA includes:
- the tfap4 gene encoding transcription factor AP-4 isoform X1 — translation MEYFMVPAQKVPSLQHFRKTEKEVIGGLCSLANIPLTPETARDQERRIRREIANSNERRRMQSINAGFQSLKTLIPHSDGEKLSKAAILQQTAEYIFSLEQEKTRLLQQNTQLKRFIQEFSGSSPKRRRAEEKDEGIGSPDILEDEKVEDLRREMIELRQQLEKERSVRMMLEEQIRSLDAHLYPEKLKVIAQQVQEQHVQTQTLLRLQQQQEQLERETTPARSPQVFSPATPPAPTHHTTVIVPAPTLPPPPHHVTVVTMGPASVINTASTSRQNLDTIVQAIQHIEGTQEKMGVPEEEQRRAVIVTPGRILTDTPDSDTASDNEGSEDC, via the exons ATGGAGTATTTCATGGTACCAGCTCAGAAGGTGCCCTCTTTGCAACATTTTAGGAAAACGGAGAAAGAAGTCATTGGGGGCTTATGTAG TTTAGCAAACATCCCCCTCACTCCAGAGACAGCACGGGACCAGGAGCGGCGTATTCGCAGAGAAATCGCCAACAGCAACGAGCGCAGGCGCATGCAAAGTATTAATGCTGGCTTCCAGTCACTTAAAACACTCATACCACATAGCGATGGAGAGAAACTGAGCAAG GCTGCCATCTTACAGCAGACAGCTGAATATATCTTCTCTCTGGAGCAGGAGAAGACCCGGCTACtgcagcagaacacacagctCAAGCGTTTCATCCAG GAGTTCAGTGGCTCATCCCCAAAAAGGAGGCGTGCTGAAGAGAAAGATGAAGGGATTGGCTCTCCAGATATCCTTGAGGATGAAAAGGTGGAAGATCTGCGACGGGAAATGATTGAACTCCGACAGCAGCTGGAGAAGGAGCGCTCAGTGCGCATGATGCTGGAGGAACAG ATTCGTTCCTTGGATGCGCATCTATATCCAGAGAAGCTAAAGGTGATTGCTCAGCAGGTTCAGGAGCAGCACGTGCAGACGCAGACTCTGCTCcgactgcagcagcagcaggaacagctggagagagagaccACCCCTGCCCGCAGCCCACAG GTGTTTTCCCCAGCAACACCCCCTGCCCCAACCCACCACACCACTGTTATTGTGCCAGCCCCTACATTGCCTCCCCCTCCCCATCATGTCACGGTTGTAACCATGGGCCCAGCCTCAGTTATCAACACAGCATCCACATCACGACAGAACCTGGACACCATTGTGCAG GCCATCCAGCACATTGAAGGCACACAGGAGAAGATGGGTGTGCCCGAAGAAGAACAGCGTCGAGCAGTCATTGTCACCCCAGGTCGCATCCTTACTGACACGCCAGACTCAGACACTGCATCTGACAATGAAGGGTCTGAGGACTGTTAA
- the tfap4 gene encoding transcription factor AP-4 isoform X2, whose amino-acid sequence MIVIVTSLANIPLTPETARDQERRIRREIANSNERRRMQSINAGFQSLKTLIPHSDGEKLSKAAILQQTAEYIFSLEQEKTRLLQQNTQLKRFIQEFSGSSPKRRRAEEKDEGIGSPDILEDEKVEDLRREMIELRQQLEKERSVRMMLEEQIRSLDAHLYPEKLKVIAQQVQEQHVQTQTLLRLQQQQEQLERETTPARSPQVFSPATPPAPTHHTTVIVPAPTLPPPPHHVTVVTMGPASVINTASTSRQNLDTIVQAIQHIEGTQEKMGVPEEEQRRAVIVTPGRILTDTPDSDTASDNEGSEDC is encoded by the exons ATGATCGTTATTGTGACTAG TTTAGCAAACATCCCCCTCACTCCAGAGACAGCACGGGACCAGGAGCGGCGTATTCGCAGAGAAATCGCCAACAGCAACGAGCGCAGGCGCATGCAAAGTATTAATGCTGGCTTCCAGTCACTTAAAACACTCATACCACATAGCGATGGAGAGAAACTGAGCAAG GCTGCCATCTTACAGCAGACAGCTGAATATATCTTCTCTCTGGAGCAGGAGAAGACCCGGCTACtgcagcagaacacacagctCAAGCGTTTCATCCAG GAGTTCAGTGGCTCATCCCCAAAAAGGAGGCGTGCTGAAGAGAAAGATGAAGGGATTGGCTCTCCAGATATCCTTGAGGATGAAAAGGTGGAAGATCTGCGACGGGAAATGATTGAACTCCGACAGCAGCTGGAGAAGGAGCGCTCAGTGCGCATGATGCTGGAGGAACAG ATTCGTTCCTTGGATGCGCATCTATATCCAGAGAAGCTAAAGGTGATTGCTCAGCAGGTTCAGGAGCAGCACGTGCAGACGCAGACTCTGCTCcgactgcagcagcagcaggaacagctggagagagagaccACCCCTGCCCGCAGCCCACAG GTGTTTTCCCCAGCAACACCCCCTGCCCCAACCCACCACACCACTGTTATTGTGCCAGCCCCTACATTGCCTCCCCCTCCCCATCATGTCACGGTTGTAACCATGGGCCCAGCCTCAGTTATCAACACAGCATCCACATCACGACAGAACCTGGACACCATTGTGCAG GCCATCCAGCACATTGAAGGCACACAGGAGAAGATGGGTGTGCCCGAAGAAGAACAGCGTCGAGCAGTCATTGTCACCCCAGGTCGCATCCTTACTGACACGCCAGACTCAGACACTGCATCTGACAATGAAGGGTCTGAGGACTGTTAA